A window from Dehalococcoidia bacterium encodes these proteins:
- a CDS encoding NADPH:quinone reductase, with protein MRAAWYTKYGAAKDVFEIGTLPDPEPSAGEVLVRIVCSGVNPSDWKSRTGSRGPEMPFPFIVPHSDGSGVIEQVGIGVDTSRIGQRVWLYEGQWQRQFGTAAELIAIPAKQAVPLASDASFQEGSCIGIPAMTAHRCLFASGPVKDMTVLVTGGAGAVGHYGIQLAKWGGARRVISTVSSDLKASLAIQSGADDVINYRKDNVAEAVLEITSGKGVDRVVEVDFGGNLSSTQNMIALNGAVGSYASTGNREPSVDYQAFSRKNVTVHFVLVYSEPEYAKIKAIEDITKAMDEDALVHRIAKTFNLDEIISSHQLQESNDAIGNIIINIDE; from the coding sequence ATGAGAGCAGCTTGGTATACAAAATATGGTGCCGCTAAAGATGTTTTTGAAATAGGGACACTGCCTGATCCAGAGCCATCAGCAGGTGAAGTTTTAGTTCGTATAGTTTGCTCAGGAGTTAATCCTTCAGATTGGAAAAGTCGTACGGGCTCAAGAGGACCTGAAATGCCCTTTCCATTTATTGTTCCTCATAGTGATGGCTCAGGGGTCATAGAGCAAGTTGGCATTGGCGTTGATACTTCTCGCATTGGCCAGAGGGTTTGGCTATACGAAGGGCAATGGCAGAGGCAGTTTGGTACAGCAGCAGAACTGATTGCGATTCCAGCTAAACAGGCCGTACCACTAGCCAGTGATGCAAGTTTTCAAGAGGGGTCATGTATAGGAATTCCGGCAATGACTGCTCATCGTTGCTTGTTTGCTAGTGGTCCAGTCAAAGATATGACTGTGTTAGTAACTGGAGGCGCTGGTGCAGTTGGGCACTACGGGATCCAATTGGCAAAATGGGGTGGAGCTAGAAGAGTTATTTCAACAGTGAGCTCCGATCTGAAGGCCTCGCTTGCAATTCAATCTGGAGCTGATGATGTTATAAATTACCGTAAAGATAATGTCGCTGAGGCAGTATTGGAAATAACTTCAGGTAAAGGAGTCGACAGGGTAGTCGAAGTCGATTTTGGAGGTAATCTAAGCAGTACTCAAAATATGATTGCATTGAATGGCGCTGTAGGAAGTTATGCCTCTACCGGTAATCGTGAGCCATCGGTAGATTACCAAGCATTTTCAAGGAAAAACGTGACAGTACATTTTGTATTGGTTTATTCAGAACCGGAATACGCAAAGATAAAAGCAATTGAAGATATAACTAAAGCTATGGACGAAGATGCGTTAGTTCACCGTATTGCAAAAACATTCAACCTAGATGAAATAATTTCTTCACATCAATTACAAGAAAGTAATGACGCAATAGGTAATATCATCATAAATATTGATGAATGA
- a CDS encoding tripartite tricarboxylate transporter substrate binding protein produces MLLVKTKNFVRLAAVVVLITSISVFSAGCGIFGGDDYPSSDIEWYVGFSAGGGFDTASRIIAEEMSTDLGTNVVVRNLAGGGGRRAAQEIHKAPADGYAISIMNMPNQILAEKIDPQGVNFNNLSWIGRAVIQTYGLYTAADSKFNTPAELAAAGDDIRFCLSGLSGHSFLVASVTTEVMKIAWNPVTGYKGAETQAGLLRGDCELALGPMAGSTLSAVQSPDFKALWIYEDDRFAPLPDVPTVKELGFPQLGGGKFANNGLVAASPGTPDDIVKKLSESFDRALQDPDVIAGINKKGMAVSRLSPAETSSVVDGMSGIVSEYLELVRAKSQSR; encoded by the coding sequence ATGCTTTTAGTTAAGACTAAGAATTTTGTGAGGTTGGCAGCCGTTGTAGTTTTGATTACTTCAATTTCAGTTTTTTCTGCAGGCTGCGGTATTTTTGGAGGCGACGACTACCCTTCTAGTGATATCGAATGGTATGTAGGTTTCTCTGCCGGCGGTGGTTTTGACACCGCAAGCAGAATTATTGCCGAAGAGATGAGTACTGATCTTGGTACTAATGTCGTTGTGCGTAATCTAGCAGGGGGCGGAGGTAGGCGCGCTGCTCAGGAAATCCACAAGGCTCCGGCAGATGGATACGCCATTTCCATCATGAATATGCCCAATCAAATCCTTGCAGAAAAAATTGACCCACAGGGAGTCAATTTCAATAATTTAAGCTGGATCGGACGTGCAGTTATTCAGACCTATGGTCTTTACACTGCAGCAGACAGTAAATTCAACACACCAGCCGAATTAGCTGCAGCAGGCGACGATATTAGATTCTGCCTATCAGGGCTCTCTGGACACTCATTTCTTGTAGCTTCAGTAACGACTGAAGTAATGAAAATTGCATGGAATCCTGTAACTGGCTACAAGGGAGCTGAGACACAAGCAGGGCTTCTAAGAGGCGATTGCGAGCTTGCCCTAGGACCAATGGCTGGAAGTACTCTTTCTGCGGTGCAAAGTCCGGACTTTAAAGCCTTATGGATCTACGAAGACGATCGTTTTGCACCTTTGCCTGATGTCCCAACCGTGAAAGAGCTTGGTTTCCCTCAATTGGGTGGTGGTAAATTTGCCAACAATGGCCTCGTAGCCGCATCGCCTGGGACACCAGACGATATTGTGAAAAAGCTTAGTGAATCTTTTGACAGAGCTCTACAAGACCCCGATGTAATTGCAGGGATTAATAAAAAAGGTATGGCTGTATCACGACTCAGTCCTGCTGAAACTTCTAGTGTAGTTGATGGGATGAGCGGAATAGTAAGTGAGTACCTTGAATTAGTTAGAGCCAAATCACAGTCGAGGTAA
- a CDS encoding Ldh family oxidoreductase gives MQDNFKVQESDAIRVSSQDLKHITRELFRKAGVPQEDAVIAAEVIVMADLRGVDSHGVSNMLQVYLERYSDGSQNPEPQWHIQRERTASANIDGDRGLGIILAPKAMEIAINKARENGVGVVTMANSGHLGMAAYHAMMALPHDMIGMCLTATSPSVLPTFGRIPRLGTNPIAIAAPAKFCRPWVFDMATSVVPVNKVRNVKRIGSMLPGGTIADAEGSPLMEPAFVPDDFNLLPLGTHRDGGSHKGYGLAVAVDILCSVLAGSDYGITADRSNYRHYFAAYNIDAFSDVEAFKQRMDHFIMDLKKTPPAQGHDKVLVAGDPEWQAFDDRSVNGIPLHYEVVAWLRQICLQYGVETNI, from the coding sequence GTGCAAGATAATTTTAAAGTCCAAGAATCTGATGCTATAAGAGTTTCATCCCAGGATTTGAAACATATTACCCGCGAGCTTTTTCGAAAAGCAGGGGTTCCCCAAGAGGATGCTGTAATAGCAGCTGAAGTCATTGTGATGGCTGACTTGCGAGGTGTAGATAGCCATGGTGTTTCCAATATGCTTCAGGTTTATTTGGAGAGATATTCAGATGGTTCACAAAATCCAGAACCTCAATGGCATATCCAAAGAGAAAGAACTGCATCCGCAAATATTGATGGTGATAGAGGCCTTGGAATTATTCTTGCGCCCAAGGCAATGGAAATAGCTATCAACAAAGCTCGAGAAAATGGAGTAGGGGTTGTAACTATGGCTAATAGTGGTCATTTAGGTATGGCTGCCTACCACGCTATGATGGCTTTACCCCATGACATGATTGGAATGTGCTTGACTGCAACGAGCCCGTCGGTTTTACCCACATTTGGTCGCATACCTCGCCTTGGAACAAACCCAATTGCAATTGCGGCCCCCGCAAAATTTTGCAGACCTTGGGTTTTTGATATGGCTACAAGTGTTGTGCCCGTAAACAAAGTTCGTAATGTTAAGAGAATAGGATCGATGCTTCCAGGTGGGACTATCGCAGACGCCGAAGGATCACCTTTAATGGAACCTGCCTTTGTTCCAGATGATTTTAATTTATTGCCCCTTGGTACTCATCGTGATGGAGGCTCGCATAAAGGTTATGGGTTAGCGGTTGCTGTAGATATATTGTGCTCAGTACTAGCGGGTTCTGACTACGGCATCACTGCAGATCGATCGAATTATCGACATTATTTTGCTGCATATAATATAGATGCATTTAGCGACGTAGAGGCTTTTAAGCAGAGGATGGATCATTTCATCATGGATCTTAAGAAGACTCCTCCTGCTCAAGGGCATGACAAAGTATTGGTGGCAGGAGATCCTGAATGGCAAGCATTCGATGATCGATCAGTTAACGGGATACCGCTTCATTATGAGGTGGTAGCTTGGTTACGACAGATTTGCTTGCAATATGGCGTTGAAACAAATATTTAA
- a CDS encoding heme-binding protein, producing MEQLKLDEAMRMISASVQKAEELGIRVCISILDPRGDIIAVTRMDGALWRTVPISQGKAAASAAWDMPSGDLKDRWDQPVVRALSMMENGRLIPWQGALPIRREDGTLVGAIGVSGAKPDQDELVAKSAIEIISSAR from the coding sequence ATGGAACAATTAAAACTTGATGAAGCTATGAGAATGATTTCTGCCTCAGTTCAGAAAGCGGAAGAATTAGGAATAAGAGTCTGTATTTCAATTCTCGATCCACGTGGGGACATTATCGCGGTAACAAGAATGGATGGTGCTTTGTGGAGAACAGTTCCTATTTCGCAAGGGAAAGCAGCAGCCTCTGCCGCGTGGGATATGCCTAGTGGAGATTTAAAAGACCGATGGGATCAACCGGTCGTACGAGCACTTTCGATGATGGAAAATGGCCGCCTTATCCCATGGCAGGGAGCATTGCCAATACGCAGAGAGGATGGCACTTTAGTAGGTGCAATTGGTGTTAGTGGTGCGAAACCTGATCAAGACGAATTGGTAGCAAAATCTGCCATTGAGATTATTAGCAGTGCAAGATAA
- a CDS encoding LLM class flavin-dependent oxidoreductase, whose protein sequence is MTRSKNRVRFGINPRGLPYDQIIKVAKAAEAAGFANISFSDRPPENNLEGWTLATAVAVQTSKIRVTHSTLNVPFRNPALLSKMATGLDVITGGDRLILTLGAGIQEDHFVNYGIEFGSAGYRVDGVIDTIEILRGTWQSDSFSYQGNRYSVENAVVTPRPVNASIPIFLGAALPRMLRLSGEQADGWIRNGGWPADIDAYKAQLEILEESATRVHRDPGTIHRVVNCNAYVGNDDPDSKLAPTFGNQGGLTGSPDQVLEIIETYREAGVDTFHVQFLNDIIDEQIPEFGEKIIAKIT, encoded by the coding sequence ATGACTCGCAGCAAAAATCGCGTACGCTTCGGAATAAATCCTCGAGGACTTCCCTACGATCAAATAATTAAAGTCGCAAAAGCTGCTGAAGCTGCAGGTTTTGCAAATATTTCCTTCAGCGATCGACCCCCAGAGAACAACCTAGAAGGGTGGACGCTCGCTACTGCGGTGGCAGTACAAACTTCAAAAATTCGAGTAACTCATTCAACATTGAATGTTCCCTTCCGTAACCCCGCGTTATTATCAAAAATGGCTACTGGCCTTGATGTAATAACGGGAGGAGATCGTTTAATACTGACTCTCGGCGCAGGTATCCAAGAAGATCATTTTGTTAATTACGGAATTGAATTCGGCTCTGCTGGGTACAGGGTGGATGGAGTTATCGATACCATAGAAATATTAAGAGGCACTTGGCAAAGCGACTCTTTCAGTTACCAAGGTAATCGCTATTCTGTAGAAAATGCAGTTGTTACACCGCGTCCAGTCAATGCTTCTATTCCAATTTTTCTTGGAGCTGCACTACCACGAATGCTTCGATTATCCGGGGAGCAGGCTGATGGATGGATCCGAAATGGAGGCTGGCCTGCGGATATTGATGCCTACAAAGCACAGCTCGAGATTCTTGAAGAATCTGCTACTCGAGTTCATCGTGACCCCGGAACTATTCACCGGGTAGTCAATTGCAATGCGTATGTTGGAAATGACGACCCTGATTCCAAGCTCGCTCCTACTTTCGGGAATCAAGGAGGACTTACAGGCAGTCCTGACCAAGTATTAGAAATAATTGAAACCTATCGAGAAGCGGGCGTGGATACTTTCCATGTCCAATTTCTTAATGACATTATTGATGAACAAATACCTGAATTCGGAGAAAAAATAATAGCTAAGATTACGTAA
- a CDS encoding amidohydrolase yields MSVIDADAHVVESERTWDFIPEDLQPYRPAVLLPKEGYKTSSPEFWYIDGRAFGKGSNIGFDTDEETREASDIKKRLAHMDELNVSMHVLYPSIFLRPLASHPEVEIALAQGYNRWLADIHRQGGGRLRWAVIIPTMSIEKCIEELNFGKQNGACAVFMRGIEGSHRLSDPYLYPVWEEAQRLNLPICVHAATGNFAFFDYFGRDAGFSTFKLPAVGAFHDLIMKDMHKKFPDLRWGFVEISASWLPYALNDLSLRFAKRGVAWPGKELLEERNIWVAVQTADDLGYIIEQAGDDHLMLGTDYGHNDTSTELHALRNLRENGGLDNSIADKILDTNPTRLYAL; encoded by the coding sequence ATGTCAGTCATTGATGCAGATGCGCATGTCGTAGAATCTGAAAGAACTTGGGATTTTATCCCTGAAGATTTACAGCCTTATAGGCCTGCTGTGCTATTACCAAAAGAGGGGTATAAAACCTCTTCCCCTGAATTTTGGTACATAGACGGCCGGGCTTTCGGAAAAGGTTCAAATATCGGGTTTGATACTGACGAAGAAACGCGTGAAGCAAGCGACATAAAAAAACGCTTGGCTCATATGGATGAACTTAATGTTTCTATGCACGTGCTCTATCCAAGCATTTTCCTGCGCCCTCTTGCAAGTCATCCTGAAGTAGAGATAGCCCTAGCACAGGGCTACAACCGTTGGTTGGCAGACATACACCGTCAAGGCGGGGGTCGACTCCGATGGGCGGTGATTATACCCACTATGTCTATTGAAAAATGTATAGAAGAGTTGAATTTCGGTAAACAAAATGGAGCCTGTGCAGTTTTTATGCGCGGGATTGAAGGTTCCCATCGACTTTCAGATCCTTACCTATACCCAGTTTGGGAAGAAGCTCAAAGGCTGAATCTTCCCATATGCGTTCATGCTGCAACAGGTAATTTTGCTTTCTTTGATTATTTTGGGCGAGATGCTGGATTTTCGACTTTTAAACTTCCTGCAGTTGGAGCCTTTCATGACTTGATCATGAAAGATATGCATAAAAAATTTCCCGACCTAAGATGGGGGTTCGTTGAAATCAGTGCATCTTGGTTGCCCTATGCCTTAAATGATCTATCACTGAGATTTGCTAAACGTGGAGTAGCTTGGCCAGGTAAAGAACTTTTGGAAGAGAGAAATATTTGGGTGGCAGTGCAAACAGCTGATGACCTTGGCTACATAATTGAACAGGCAGGCGATGATCATTTAATGCTCGGCACAGATTATGGGCACAATGACACTTCTACCGAACTTCACGCACTAAGAAATTTGCGTGAAAACGGAGGCCTAGATAATTCGATTGCAGACAAAATATTAGACACAAATCCAACGAGGCTCTATGCGCTTTGA